TAAGAAGTCATTTTAAAGCTATTACCATTCCAACAGAATGATAATGAATTGACTGTGCCAAGTCTTTCGACTTGCTTGGTCACTCAGTTCATTGAAATCTAAATGGATACCGAAGTATCTCTTTTTGATTATCATCAACGAGTGCCCACACAGATTGATAGGTTTATATTGTTAAAGAGCGTTTTGCTTTGTGAGCTTTCTCTCAAAGCGGACGTGCATTCTAGCGATTTGGTTGTCAGTGTCAAACACTTTTTCAAACTTTTTTCGCTTTAGAAAAACTTAATGTTTTTCGCTGCACCTCCTTTACTGTTCACTGCTTTGCTTATCTGCTCCGCCGTGTCAGTGGATGCGCATTATAGGGAGATTGAATTCTTGCGCAAGTACTTTTTGGTGTTTTTTTTGATTTTTCTTTTGTTCGCTGAAATTTGCAGCAATAAGAACAAAAAGAGAGCAAAAGTGCTCTCTTTTTTTCGTCAACTGACTTATTTCAGCTAAATAAACGCGTAAGCGTCCGCATACATATGATCCGCTTTAGCCTGCTTTTGTTGGGTAAACTGCTCTCTCGCGGCCCCTGCCATTTCAAATCGACCTGCTATATAGATATCGAAATCTGATAATGAATCAAAATCCGAGTTCACCGCTTGCAGTACATTCCCCACTTTGCCAGTCCATACTGAACCAGTCTCTTCAATGACAGGGATAAATTGTACCGCTTCATGCTGATGGGCAATCACTTCTAACTCTTCCTTGGCGTAGAGTTGTTCCTCATTACGCCCTCCCCAATACAGGTAGATTGGCTGTTGCAGGTTTTGACTCAAACAGTGATCTAAAATCGAGCGCACATAGCTAAAACCCGTGCCCCCTGCTATCAATAGTATTGGTCGGTTGCTCTGTTCACGAATCCAAGCCTCGCCATGGGGGGCATCAATTGTGATATCGCCGTCATTGTTTAGAGCGTGTTTCATTGCTTCCACAACTTCCGATGCATACGCATTTTGTTCTGCAGCACCAATGTGCAGTTCAATTTCACCTTGATGTCGACAAGGGCTACTTGCGATTGAAAAAGGGCGTTTATCTTCCTCCCCCATTTTTACCAACAAATATTGACCCGCTTTGAAGTCAACTTGTTGCTCTGGGTGCAGCAGAATTTGAAAGGTATTCGCAGCTAAAGGCTTTACCGACTTAACTTTACATTTAACCGTCATGTTGTTCTCTTTTATTATTCTTCACTAAAGCTGATCTCAAGATCAGATTCAGGATAGGCAAGGCAGGCAAACATCCAGCCTTGCTGTTGTTCTTTATCAGTTAGCATGGGATCCAACTGATAACTGACTTCACCAGAGATCACTTTACACAAGCAACTCGCGCATGCCCCGACAAGGCAGCGATGTGGAAATGCAATATTATTGTTGAGCGCTGCATCTAACACGGTTTGCTTAGCTTGTGCTAAAAAGGTCTGATTTTCTGGTACTAGAGTAATGTTATAACTCATAAGATGGATAACTCATCCCATATACTATCTATCTTTGCGACTACTTTGGGATCTTTTTTAATCGGGTGTCCCCACTCCCGCGAAGTCTCTGAGTCAATCTTGTTGGTCGCATCAAAACCCAAGTATGTTCCAGTTTGACTCATCAATTTATCTCTTGCTGGGTCCATTCTGGTGGTTACCGCCCAAATTACATCATTCCAATCACGAATGTTCACATCTGGATCACACACGATAATAAATTTGGCATTGAATGCGGTTTGAGTCTGTTCGCAGACGGTTTCTATCGCCTTAATGCCCTCTCCTGCATGATGTTTATCTAAGCTGACAATGACCATACTCGAATCACTGGTTTGCTCTGTACAATACACATCTTTAATTGCAGGAAGATTCGCTTGCAACTGACCAAGTAACTGTTGTTCATCTATTGCCACTTTAGAGTAGCGTACTTGTTTATCAGAAGCGTCAGAGCCCATCTCAATTTCAGCCTGCCACTTAATTGTCGCATCAATACCCATTTTTGAGCCCAGACCCGCCACTGGTGAGGCAAAATCTAATGAATCTATTGGCGTACTTTCAACTAGCATCATGTCTCTGCGAGGAAGAACACTGTCATTCATCGCTTTAACCACTTGCTGCCAATCGCGAACGTTGACAGTTTCATCGCATATGATGACAAACTTGGTGTACATGAACTGGCGTAAGAATGACCAAACGCCCATCATGATACGTTTCGCATGACCAGAATATTGCTTCTTAATCGACACCACTGCCATACGATAAGAACAGCCTTCCGGCGGCAGATAAAAATCTTCAATTTCTGGAAACTGCTTTTGTAAGATAGGTACAAACACCTCATTGAGTGCAACACCTAATACTGCCGGTTCATCAGGTGGTCTGCCCGTATAGGTGCTGTGATAGATAGGGTTCTCGCGCATTGTGATATGAGTAATAGTAAACACATGGTGTTTTTCTACCTCATTGAAGTAGCCGGTATGGTCACCATAAGGTCCTTCATCTGCGTACTCCGTTGGGTCAATATAGCCCTCTAATACAAACTCAGCACTCGAGGGAACCTCTAAATCATTACTTATCGATTTTACAACTTCCGTTCTCTCTCCCCTCAGTAATCCAGCAAACGCATATTCAGATAAGCTGTCTGGCACGGGAGTCACTGCGCCTAATATCGTTGCAGGGTCGGCACCAAAAGCGACCGATACAGGAAATGGCTTACCTGGATTGGAGTCCATCCAATCTTTAAGATCGAGCGCGCCACCTCGATGAGCAAGCCAACGCATGATCACTTTGTTTTTGCTTAATTTCTGCTGCCGATAGATGCCGAGGTTTTGGCGTTTTTTGTTCGGACCCTTGGTGACCGTTAACCCCCAAGTCATTAAGGGTGCTACATCCCCGAGCCAGCAACTCATGATCGGGAGCTTGTCCAAGTCAACTTGCTCACCTTGCCAGACAATTTGCTGACAAGCGGCTTTACGGACTCTTTTCGCAGGCATATTTAGCACTTGTTTGAATACGGGGATCTTATCTATCGCATCTTTAAATCCACGAGGGGGTTCTGGCTCTTTTAGATAAGCCAGTAATTTACCTACTTCACGTAGTTCACTCACCTCACTGCGCCCCATCCCAAGTGCGACACGCTCTGTTGTACCGAACAAATTAGTCAGTACAGGAAACGGGGAACCAATCGGGTTTTCGAACAGTAATGCAGGTCCGCCGGCTCGCAGTGTTCTGTCACTTATCTCTGTCATTTCATAGTGGGGATCAACAGGGTGTGAGATACGTTTCAGTAGTCCTTGTTGCTCCAATAACTGGATAAAATCTCGTAAATCCTTAAGTTTCATAGGGGTTACATCGTATTGGATTGGTGCCTGCATTATAAACATAAACGCCACCAGCAAGCGAAATTTGTGTTTACTTCCAAAGAGCAGGCATACCTAATGCTGATAATTTATTGCTGATAATTCGATAAGGCTTTAAGCACTATAGAAGCCTTAATCTGACCATTAGTGGAAACCACATTATGTAGCCACAATCGATGACCATTTTGAGCCAGTTGAGTAGCAACAAAACTCGCGTCTGCAGAAACCGTCATTCTTACAACAAGAAAGTCTCTGACATTGGTGGGCAGTGGATTGATTTTTGCCAATTCGGCGATGGCTTGCTGTTTTAAGCTTGGATTGTGAGCGGCATAGATCATTTGTTGATGCGCAAATGGCGTCTGAAGAGAAGCAAGACGCTCTAACTCTTGCTGACTATGCACATCAGCACGCATTTTCCATAATAGCTGATACAGCGCCTCGTTTTGGCTCACTTGTGCCATGACCACTAACACTCTACTAGAGGGTAGCCAGCGAGTAATATCAACATTGGTAATTTGGTCAATGAGATAGTTAGCCGCTTGAGGGGTGAGGCTATCAAACTCCTGAATCAGGATCTCTTCGCGATTTTTTTGTTGCCACTCATTGCCCATTGATAACCACTGTTGAAGATCCAAATCATGATTTTCAGCATTCATAATAAAATCCAGTATCAACTGGTCTTGGTTCCAAGATTTGGTTAAGCGAGCGGAAATCGCCGGATAATTGAAAGCTGGGACGGTAAAAAGATACCCGTCTCCTCGCTCAGTGATGGTGTAGACTGGCATGATAGAGCGCTGCTGTTCGACAAACTCGGCCATCAAAGTAGTAAAAACCACCTTGTTCTGCTCTATTCGTTGTAACAATAAATAGCGAGCTACCTCTTGTTGAGGTAGGGAAATTCTATCGAGAGCAAATTCAAGCTCATTGATATCTTGCTGGGTAAACAGTGTCATCAGCTCAGAGACTTTATCTTGAACTTGTGAACTGGCGAGCAAGCTATCTGCTTGTTGTTGCGTCATCTCCTTCGACGCCATCACTGCACTACTGGTGAGTGATGCCAACAGTAGGAGTAGAGACGCTAACTTTCCTTGTAGCATTTTAACCTCCTATTAACACAATTTTAATTGTGCGCTTAATGAAGGCGTTGTGCAAATAAAAAAAAACGCCACCCTGCTGGGTGGCGTTTGATAAATCTTAATCTAGCTTGCGCTTATTGACGACGCATTGCGTCAAAGAATTCATCGTTAGTCTTGGTCATTGCCAATTTATCGATAAGGAATTCCATCGCATCAATTTCGCCCATTGGGTGAACAATCTTACGTAGAATCCACATTTTCTGCAGTTCATCTGCTTTAGTCAGCAACTCTTCACGACGCGTGCCTGAACGGTTGAAGTCAATCGCTGGGAAAACACGTTTTTCTGCAATCTTACGGTTTAGGTGCAGTTCCATGTTACCTGTACCCTTAAACTCTTCGTAGATAACTTCATCCATTTTAGAGCCAGTATCAACTAACGCAGTCGCGATGATAGTCAAGCTACCACCTTCCTCAACGTTACGAGCTGCACCGAAGAAGCGTTTTGGTCTGTGAAGTGCGTTAGCATCCACACCACCCGTTAGAACCTTACCCGATGATGGTACAACGGTGTTGTAGGCACGAGCTAGACGAGTGATTGAGTCAAGCAAGATAACCACGTCTTTTTTGTGTTCAACCAAGCGTTTCGCTTTTTCGATAACCATCTCTGCCACTTGTACGTGACGAGAAGCCGGCTCATCAAAGGTTGAAGCAATAACTTCACCCTTTACTAGACGCTGCATTTCGGTCACTTCTTCTGGACGCTCGTCAATAAGAAGTACCATCAGCTCACACTCTGGATGATTGTGGGCAATGCTTTGTGCAATATTTTGCAGCAGCATTGTTTTACCCGCTTTTGGCGGCGCCACAATCAAACCACGCTGACCTTTACCAATTGGAGAAGCAAGATCGAGAACACGAGCGGTAATATCTTCCGTAGAACCATTACCTCGCTCCATGATCATACGCTCATTGGCATGCAGAGGGGTTAAGTTCTCAAATAGGATCTTGTTACGCGCGTTGTCAGGCTTGTCATGGTTAACCGTGTTAACTTTAAGCAGTGCGAAATAGCGTTCACCATCTTTTGGAGGACGAATCTTACCAGCGATAGAGTCACCGGTACGTAGGTTGAAGCGACGAATCTGACTTGGAGAGACATAAATATCGTCAGGACCTGCTAGGTATGAGCTGTCAGCACTACGTAGGAAACCAAAACCGTCTTGAAGAATCTCTAAGACCCCGTCACCAAAGATGTCTTCACCACTTTTCGCATGGGCTTTAAGAATAGCAAAAATGATGTCTTGCTTACGCAGTCGAGCTAAATTTTCCAGACCTAGAGTTTCGCCTAGTTTCACGAGTTCTGAAACAGGTCTGTTCTTCAATTCTGTTAAGTTCATTGTGGTGGATGTTTGTTTAGTCAAAATAGGATCTGTTTTGTTATTAAGATGGATTTGGTCACAGGATCGACCAAGAAGTGAACATTTGTTTAATTAACGTGCGATAAACTATCACTAAAATTAAGTCTAGTCTAGCTTTGAAAAAACAAAACCGTGTATTTGTTTAGATACACGGTTTTATTACTCAGAGACTACAGATTTGCGTCTAAAAATTCTTTAAGTTGGGTCTTAGATAGTGCACCAACTTTAGTCGCCGCAACACCGCCATCTTTGAATAGCAATAATGTTGGAATGCCGCGAATACCAAATTTAGGTGGTGTTTCTGCATTCTGATCAATGTTAAGTTTACCGATAGTGAGCTTACCTTGGTACTCATCAGCAATCTCGTCCAGAATCGGTGCAATCATCTTACAAGGACCACACCATTCTGCCCAGAAGTCAACAAGAACTGGGCCTGCAGCATTAATTACGTCAGTTTCAAAACCGTCATCTGTCAGCTGCAAAATCTTTTCACTCATTTTTAACTCCGATATTTTTACATTGGTGAGATGCTCACCAACAATTAGTTTCCCTATTGGAATGTATTTACTTTCGTATTGCAAGCCTAAGCTGATATTCTATAGCAATGAAAAAGACACATATCACAGAGCAAAAGTTCGCCGATTTGGATTTACACCCCCAAATCATTGAAGGTTTGAATAAAAAAGGGTTCGATTTTTGTACCCCAATTCAAGCTTTGGCGTTGCCGGTATTGCTCACCGGCCAAGACATTGCAGGCCAGGCCCAAACAGGCACTGGTAAAACCCTTGCGTTTTTAACTGCGACTTTTAATCACTTGATGACAACGCCTGAACACGACGGTCGTAAGCCAAATCAGCCTCGCGCTATTATTATGGCACCGACTCGAGAGTTAGCGATTCAAATTCATAATGACGCTAAGCCACTTATTGAAAGCACCGGCGTTAAAACCGCTCTTGCTTACGGTGGTGACAGTTATGAAAAGCAATTAGCTAAGTTTGAACAAGGCGTTGATATACTGATCGGCACCACGGGTCGAATCATCGACTTCTACAAACAGAAGGCATTTAACCTAAACCATATTCAAGCTGTTGTGCTTGATGAAGCTGATCGCATGTTTGATCTTGGCTTTATTAAGGATATTCGCTTCTTATTCCGTAGAATGCCTGAGCCTAAAGATCGTCTGAACATGCTGTTCTCGGCGACACTCTCTTATCGCGTGCAAGAACTTGCTTTTGAACACATGCATAACCCTGAGCATGTGGTTGTCGAGCCTGAGCAAAAAACTGGGCACCGTATCCAAGAAGAGCTTTTCTATCCATCAAACAATGACAAGATGGCGCTATTACAGACTCTTGTTGAAGAAGAGTGGCCAGATCGCGCCATTATTTTTGCTAACACCAAGCACAAATGTGAAAAGGTCTGGGGTCACTTAGCCGCTGACGGTCACCGTGTCGGTCTGCTGACAGGTGATGTTCCGCAGAAGAAACGCGAGAAGATCTTAGAACAGTTCACCCAAGGTGACGTTGATATCCTTGTTGCTACTGACGTCGCAGCCCGTGGATTGCATATCCCTCAGGTCACACACGTTTATAACTATGACCTGCCTGATGATTGTGAAGATTATGTACACCGTATCGGTCGTACTGGTCGTGCTGGCGCAAGTGGTCACTCAATCAGTTTTGCCTGTG
This genomic interval from Vibrio hippocampi contains the following:
- the rhlB gene encoding ATP-dependent RNA helicase RhlB gives rise to the protein MKKTHITEQKFADLDLHPQIIEGLNKKGFDFCTPIQALALPVLLTGQDIAGQAQTGTGKTLAFLTATFNHLMTTPEHDGRKPNQPRAIIMAPTRELAIQIHNDAKPLIESTGVKTALAYGGDSYEKQLAKFEQGVDILIGTTGRIIDFYKQKAFNLNHIQAVVLDEADRMFDLGFIKDIRFLFRRMPEPKDRLNMLFSATLSYRVQELAFEHMHNPEHVVVEPEQKTGHRIQEELFYPSNNDKMALLQTLVEEEWPDRAIIFANTKHKCEKVWGHLAADGHRVGLLTGDVPQKKREKILEQFTQGDVDILVATDVAARGLHIPQVTHVYNYDLPDDCEDYVHRIGRTGRAGASGHSISFACEEYAINLPAIEEYIEHSIPVSDYDSSALLTELPAPLTLKSRNSGTRRTNTGGSRPSNRKPQNRRPRPQNKAS
- a CDS encoding 2Fe-2S iron-sulfur cluster-binding protein, coding for MSYNITLVPENQTFLAQAKQTVLDAALNNNIAFPHRCLVGACASCLCKVISGEVSYQLDPMLTDKEQQQGWMFACLAYPESDLEISFSEE
- the rho gene encoding transcription termination factor Rho; the encoded protein is MNLTELKNRPVSELVKLGETLGLENLARLRKQDIIFAILKAHAKSGEDIFGDGVLEILQDGFGFLRSADSSYLAGPDDIYVSPSQIRRFNLRTGDSIAGKIRPPKDGERYFALLKVNTVNHDKPDNARNKILFENLTPLHANERMIMERGNGSTEDITARVLDLASPIGKGQRGLIVAPPKAGKTMLLQNIAQSIAHNHPECELMVLLIDERPEEVTEMQRLVKGEVIASTFDEPASRHVQVAEMVIEKAKRLVEHKKDVVILLDSITRLARAYNTVVPSSGKVLTGGVDANALHRPKRFFGAARNVEEGGSLTIIATALVDTGSKMDEVIYEEFKGTGNMELHLNRKIAEKRVFPAIDFNRSGTRREELLTKADELQKMWILRKIVHPMGEIDAMEFLIDKLAMTKTNDEFFDAMRRQ
- the fre gene encoding NAD(P)H-flavin reductase encodes the protein MTVKCKVKSVKPLAANTFQILLHPEQQVDFKAGQYLLVKMGEEDKRPFSIASSPCRHQGEIELHIGAAEQNAYASEVVEAMKHALNNDGDITIDAPHGEAWIREQSNRPILLIAGGTGFSYVRSILDHCLSQNLQQPIYLYWGGRNEEQLYAKEELEVIAHQHEAVQFIPVIEETGSVWTGKVGNVLQAVNSDFDSLSDFDIYIAGRFEMAGAAREQFTQQKQAKADHMYADAYAFI
- the trxA gene encoding thioredoxin TrxA, with protein sequence MSEKILQLTDDGFETDVINAAGPVLVDFWAEWCGPCKMIAPILDEIADEYQGKLTIGKLNIDQNAETPPKFGIRGIPTLLLFKDGGVAATKVGALSKTQLKEFLDANL